The Silurus meridionalis isolate SWU-2019-XX chromosome 6, ASM1480568v1, whole genome shotgun sequence genome contains the following window.
GTACTGATCAAGCAagtcatgtgacaaataatTTTAGATTTGAATTTGTGTTGTCAGATTTACAAGCAAGGATCACACAGTTTCGTTTTAATCAGACTTTTTAATGAGGTTTTGTTGGAGGACTTTAGATACAATGCCCAGGAGGCAGCAGTAGTACCATGCAGAGTATTAGCACAATGCTGTCACCACACAGGTTTGGCACAGTGGGCAATGTTTGAACCAAAATAACAATGAGGGTGCAATGTGAAAAAGCTGTCAATTTGAGGATGCACAGATGATACTCACTCTAGAACATAATGATCACACGATGTTCACAAGTGTTCACATTAATGACAGTATATGACTGACTGCAACAGCACATAAACCTTTAAAGCCATcccaaaaaaatcacaaatgctAGATATAGTGATTTATCAATTACAATATCATAGCCATGATTATTACCAATGACATTATAGTCAGTTCAAATATATTCCATTGTGATtataaattcttattgctaACATCAATCTCAGGGCTAATAGTCTTTAAtagatatagatttatataatataatatacatcaGCACTGGATTATTGTCAGTCAAATGTATAAGCAGAGTCCAGTAAAGGAGGAGAATTAGGACATGAACAGGTCTTTTCACGAGACAGAACAGATGAGGACAAAATGGCATTGAGCAAAAGATGTAAGAGCAGCAACAGACAAGCACGTTCCCAAGCCACAATGCTGGACCATGCATTCATTTCACTTATCTGTTCTCATTTGAAAgtaatttgatttttattaatttgtttgaaTATAACTATAAGATCTTTTCAAGGTAAAATGCCCTTGTCTTTGTGAACTTGTGAGGTTAAGAGTAATTACAGCTAATCATAATACCTGCAGGCAGGCCTGCACTTCCACAGTTTTAGAATTGATGTGGAGATAAATAAGTGTGAGTAAATCAGTCGTGTGACTCACAGAACGCACCCAAACTATTACacttaaaaatgtacaaatatagtGAGATAgataaaaacaaagaataaaaggTACATTAGCAAAATAAagcatataataaatattgtacataAGAATGAAATCAGATATGAGCAAACTGAAAACACACAGTGTAATCTTCTACATCTCAAATAGTGCAAGCATGCAACAAAATACTTAAAAGAAAATAGGACCTACTAAACCATGTGAATGAGTGGAGTATCAACTTCAGCTGGTTCTTGTACATGTCTGCTCTCTGAGCACAACCATTTAAATACTCTGCTTTTCTGCATCATCCACAAAATGCAGAAGTTAAGTGATGGCAGAGTTGGGATTAAGATGGCTGACACAGCAGGCCATCGTTTCAAATGAGCACTAACTAAATTACACTCCTTCCATTACCGTAATGAAAATTCTTTACCACAGGGAGGGGAGCCATTATTGGGGTGGGGGGAGTTATTGACTCTTTGGCAAACAGGCATGACAGTAGTTATAGACCTCTCTCTTTAGgacttgcacacatgcacaaagtGTCCCAGGCAAATATAATGAAAGTGGAGGTGACTTTCACAAGTGGTGTGCTACATATAGACAGTAGATAATGGATACTAACCCATGGAGGCGCTCAGTTTCAATATACTTTTACACAGTAACTTTGTagcttacacacactcataaacacacataaatagAGGTGTGACATGCTGTGAGCACCATTATGCATGCAATAGATGTATCAAACAAGATGACAATGCTTTACATATCAGTATAATACACAAAAGTAGTATACACATTTATAGAAGTCAGAACAAGCACATCAGTGCAGTATAGCCCCAACACATGGACTGAGCTCGCTCATTATTCccatatatatatgatattatatgattatatagaATTGATCTGGACCCAAACAGAGACAGCAAACAACTGCACATAACCTTAGGCCCCACAGTGTTTAACCATTGGAGAGAACTGACATGATAGGAAAGTTATATTGACAAAAGCACAAATGGTTAAGCAGCAGTTATAGATTAAGCAAATCAAACCcttaagtaaaaaaagagaaatgtggGATCCTGAGGACAAGAGTGAATGAGGGCATCTATGCATCAGTTATACTACTACACAAGGACACAGTTATCAGAGGTAATATCACaccataaacattttctctcGTACATCCTCAACCATGACTGTAACTTTTAATAGTCTCTTCCTGCAGTTAACATGCAACACTGTCAAACAACTGCCTATGGCAACAGTAATAGtatttaaatgcaatattaTGCAGTACTGAACAATATACAGTTGGCAAATGAAACTCTACAGAGCTTATAACCGTAACCTTCCCAAATTATTTCTTCTAGTTATTCAGAGGAACCAATCAATGAAGGGCATATTCTACAGTGGCTCAGAGAACGATTGACATTCTATCAGAGGGCTCCTGAGACTATAGAGCAACATGGTTATCACTCTTCTatgaacttttattttcttgcgTACTTGCTGCGTCACATTCTCTGTAGGCTTATCTACAGGTCTGTACAACGCTCCTGTTTGCTGTAGTGGTCAAACTGGCTCTTCCAATGCATCATGTAGGAGCTCCAGCGGTGGAATTCTGCCTTCCATTGCCGCTCAGCATCATCAATGTTGTCTGGGTATAAAGAGGAAAGGAATTaggggaaaataaaaagtagtcattaggtctatttttacttacatttaaatctttaaaaaggcTAAATAGTTTGCTAAAATGTGAGCTATTATCTGTAGATATGAAATCACTAAAAGCCCAATTTGGGGCTCAAACTTCCAGACAGGAAGTTGTATTGTATGTAGTGATTTTTTCCTATTATGCTTATATAGAGAAAAATAATTGAGTAATCATTATGAATCAAAAATTAcagaatgtcaaaaaaaaaaaaggtgtaatacaaaaatagaaaaatcaaGTTGAGAGCAGAACAAACAGTGCAGAGATCTTTCAGGCATATACATCAAGCGATCCCATTAAACAGATTACTCAGCATCTAAACGACCAACCTGAACCCCACCCTTTTATTAGACCTTCTCTGGAGGATTTGCAGTTTGAGTTCAGATCACTGCAGCCAAATTGCTCTTGAAAACAGGGTACAGCTTCAGCTGCTTCATGTTCTAGTTCACTTCCAGTGAGGATGAACACTTGTTTAGTTTACTTCTAAGATACACATCAAATGACAAGGCATTTCCTTATGGTCCGAAATGTACTTTGCGGTCTATATGGTATGTTCTCAGATTGCGAAGACGTTTCATAACACAATGCTTACCATGTAGATAAATATTAGTAATTTAGCGTTTTCATTTTTATGAGAAAGGAAAGGCGAATCTGACTAAAGCAAAAGATGCAAATCAGTTTATGATTTTTTCATCCCTTCGATTTTCATTCAATCTTCATGTCTAAGCAGCTTTAAACAAAAGTGAGTAGTTCTGCAACATTACCACATGGGTTGTTTCCTGTGCACTAGTGCTTAATATTCCCAGTTTCCCAGTTCAACATTCAGTTCCCCTGTTTCCTTGCTCTGACAGTGAATATCTGCAAGTTAATATCATGGCAACATTTGCAAAGTTAAATCTTTTTAATGGCTGATAGCATGAGGAAGCATGGTCTGTGCAGACAAACTGCATATCTAAAATGCAACATGTAGGATCTCTATCAgtggaaatgtaaaaatcatATATCACTACATAAATTTAGTAATGTTACATGCAACTGTGATTTTTGTAAGTTACCAGTTATGTTTAGGAGGTGTGGAAGAAACCGGTTCCATAGTGCACATAGCTGTGTTTTTAGCCCTTTGTGCACCTTCATTGCGTCTGTGTTTAGGCCTACATGCTTCTGCTCTGTTGATGTGAAGACGGGCCATCGCCGTCTGCTCTCTATGGATCCATCAACGTTGACATTGGGATTGCTTGGTAAGAAAATATAAGAGTCAAATGTAATAGTGGCACTCCTAACTTAcggtaaacaaaaaaacacacacagtcccaTTTATGCACACAGCAACCATTTGCGTTCACATATAAGCTCAATCATGAGTTTCACTCACCCAGTGCGAGCAAAATTAGCCCAGTATCTCATCATACGCCGACTGAGCTTCTCCTCTTCTGCAGTGTAGTTAAGCTTCCTCTCCAAAGGCAGGCCAAACACAAATTCAATTTCATAGCCATGGAGTACACCCATCCACTCGGGCCAGGCCATGTTAGATGCCCGATGGTCAAAGAGGTAGAGGTACACAGCgactaaacaacaaaaatgtgtgAGATTAAAATCAAATGCCATTTAACCATATTTTATAGCAGTAAAGCAGTAGCAGTTTATGCATAAAGTAACTCTAAAGTGCAACCTGAAAGTATCATTTCTAAACATTGTTACACTACCTTGTGAGTGGCCACTGTTGCTTGCTGGGCCTGAATTGCTCCAACCAAAGTTTCCTTGACCTGCTGTCCCAGGCTGGGCAGCATTAGAACTGTATTGAGCATAGGACCTTGCGAAGTGCTGCAAAGGGCAGATTACATTATGGTCTCCCACAATGTCATCCATTGCGTCACGGTTTTTCAGAGGGTTGTCTTCATCCATCCAGTCTGTGTATTGAAGAATAATTGCCTCCAATCCAATATCATTGGCATGAGGAACACTCATCCTAACACCTTGTATAAAGTCCTCCCTTGAGATCAGACTGTCATTGTCCTTGCTGAAACCTGGTGCACCATAAACCAAGAAATACGCCCCTTCATCCTGGTTTACACCCAAAAGAATTTGAGTGTCCTTGAAGTTGCCTGAGCTTAACATGGCATCAGGGGTATCAGGGAGCACCACACTATCAACCACAGGCACAAATGAAAAACGGAACAAGCTACTATATGGGAGTGTCATGAACTCTTGGTCAATAAGCTCCTGTGGATGCTTAT
Protein-coding sequences here:
- the ache gene encoding acetylcholinesterase, with the protein product MKSLLLNILIICYIHHSFTQSDSELIVTTRLGRVQGIRLPLPDRSHVVAFLGIPFAEPPVGKKRFKPAEPKKPWNDVFEATDYPNACYQYVDTSYPGFSGSEMWNPNRIMSEDCLYLNVWVPSSPRPHNLTVMVWIYGGGFYSGSSSLDVYDGRYLAHSEKVVVVSMNYRVGAFGFLALNGSSEAPGNVGLLDQRMALQWVQDNIHFFGGNPKQVTIFGESAGGASVGMHLLSPESRPKFTRAILQSGVPNSPWATVSFDEARRRATKLARLVGCFHDDDTELIDCLRNKHPQELIDQEFMTLPYSSLFRFSFVPVVDSVVLPDTPDAMLSSGNFKDTQILLGVNQDEGAYFLVYGAPGFSKDNDSLISREDFIQGVRMSVPHANDIGLEAIILQYTDWMDEDNPLKNRDAMDDIVGDHNVICPLQHFARSYAQYSSNAAQPGTAGQGNFGWSNSGPASNSGHSQVAVYLYLFDHRASNMAWPEWMGVLHGYEIEFVFGLPLERKLNYTAEEEKLSRRMMRYWANFARTGNPNVNVDGSIESRRRWPVFTSTEQKHVGLNTDAMKVHKGLKTQLCALWNRFLPHLLNITDNIDDAERQWKAEFHRWSSYMMHWKSQFDHYSKQERCTDL